A stretch of the Candidatus Zixiibacteriota bacterium genome encodes the following:
- a CDS encoding adenosine-specific kinase encodes MQLHTVKIEKPDSVNFILGQSHFIKTVEDIHEAVVQSVPGIKFGLAFCESSGEMLVRWSGNDEAMLELAKRNALALSAGHSFILFLGPGFFPISVLNAVKMVPEVCRIFCATANPVEVVIAETDLGRGILGVIDGGKSKGVEDERGIAWRKGFLRTIGYKL; translated from the coding sequence ATGCAGCTCCACACGGTCAAGATCGAGAAGCCGGACAGCGTCAACTTCATCCTCGGCCAGAGCCACTTCATCAAGACGGTGGAAGACATCCACGAGGCGGTGGTGCAAAGCGTTCCGGGCATCAAGTTCGGCCTGGCGTTTTGCGAATCGTCGGGGGAGATGCTCGTCCGCTGGAGCGGGAACGACGAAGCGATGCTGGAGCTGGCGAAGCGCAACGCTCTGGCGCTTTCCGCCGGCCACAGCTTCATCCTGTTTCTCGGGCCGGGCTTCTTCCCGATCAGCGTTCTCAACGCTGTCAAGATGGTTCCCGAGGTCTGCCGCATCTTCTGCGCCACCGCCAACCCCGTCGAGGTCGTGATCGCGGAGACCGACCTGGGAAGGGGTATCCTGGGGGTGATCGACGGCGGCAAGAGCAAGGGCGTCGAGGACGAACGGGGAATCGCCTGGCGCAAGGGTTTCCTGCGCACCATCGGCTACAAGCTCTAG
- a CDS encoding universal stress protein — MYGKIIVPLDGSRLAEQILPYVRWFASACDARVELLLVNDPDVATGFFPPLEGGGYLEQVRDRYLRSVSRVDMVTETGKPAAVIVDRAGAGTDSLIAMATHGLSGIQRWLLGSVTSKVVQAARASLLLIRPAKGQDPSADIRLRTVFVPLDGSALAENALARAVELARKTDLEIHLVRVYGLPPDAYILGDGVYMNALMQQREAIRREAESYLESKVEELRAQGLERVLSSAIAGDPAGDIIDLASRTPDNLIAMSTHGRSGIQRWIMGSVTEKVVHYSRDPVLVVRPAGG; from the coding sequence ATGTACGGGAAAATCATCGTTCCGCTGGACGGCTCCAGGCTCGCCGAGCAGATTCTTCCCTACGTGCGGTGGTTCGCGTCGGCCTGCGACGCCCGCGTGGAGCTCCTGCTCGTCAACGACCCGGACGTCGCGACCGGATTTTTTCCCCCACTCGAGGGAGGCGGTTATCTCGAGCAGGTTCGCGACCGCTATCTGCGCTCCGTTTCCCGGGTGGACATGGTCACCGAAACCGGCAAGCCCGCCGCCGTGATCGTGGATCGGGCGGGGGCGGGAACGGACTCGTTGATCGCGATGGCCACCCACGGCCTCTCAGGGATCCAGCGCTGGCTGCTGGGAAGCGTCACGAGCAAGGTCGTCCAGGCGGCGCGAGCTTCGTTGCTGCTGATCCGGCCCGCCAAAGGCCAGGACCCGAGCGCGGACATCCGCCTTCGCACGGTCTTCGTTCCCCTGGACGGTTCCGCTCTGGCCGAGAACGCTCTCGCGCGGGCGGTGGAGCTGGCGCGAAAGACGGATCTGGAAATCCATCTCGTGCGGGTGTACGGGCTGCCTCCGGACGCCTACATCCTCGGCGACGGTGTCTACATGAATGCCCTGATGCAACAGCGGGAAGCGATCCGGCGGGAAGCCGAGAGCTACCTCGAAAGCAAGGTGGAGGAGCTGCGAGCTCAGGGGCTCGAACGGGTGCTGTCGAGCGCCATCGCCGGAGATCCTGCGGGCGACATCATCGACCTGGCTTCGCGGACCCCCGACAACCTGATCGCGATGTCGACGCACGGCCGCTCCGGGATCCAGCGCTGGATCATGGGCAGCGTCACGGAAAAAGTCGTCCACTATTCCAGGGACCCCGTGCTGGTGGTCCGGCCCGCGGGCGGCTGA
- a CDS encoding universal stress protein, whose product MYKRILIPLDGSKTAEQVLPYARYFALKLGIPVEFLGVVDLAALASSVSPDKARFLNTMIDAGVRASEEYLEKVAQGFSGVATRCTVRKGKAEDTIIEAAAADRDTLVAMATHGRTGLNRWVLGSVTEKVLRGASNPLLVIRAGEEGGVAEPALKSVLVPLDGSELAEGVLGTVVELARILDLEIILMRAYHVPANTYAGAEDYYAVNYEEVLASLRDEARDYLDKITQDLKARGVARVSSVVPEGYAADEIIALGRRLPDNLIAMCTHGRSGVRRWVLGSVTERVVRHSGDPVLVLRAKG is encoded by the coding sequence ATGTACAAGCGGATACTGATACCGCTGGACGGATCGAAAACGGCCGAGCAGGTGCTCCCCTACGCCCGCTACTTCGCCCTCAAGCTCGGGATCCCGGTAGAGTTTCTGGGCGTCGTCGATCTTGCCGCGCTGGCGTCCTCCGTGTCGCCCGACAAGGCCCGGTTTCTCAACACGATGATCGACGCGGGAGTCCGCGCCAGCGAGGAATACCTGGAAAAAGTGGCGCAGGGCTTCTCCGGCGTCGCCACGCGGTGCACGGTGCGCAAGGGCAAGGCCGAGGATACCATCATCGAGGCGGCCGCGGCGGACCGGGACACGCTGGTCGCGATGGCGACCCACGGCCGGACGGGCCTCAATCGCTGGGTGCTGGGCAGCGTGACCGAAAAGGTTCTTCGCGGCGCCTCGAATCCGCTGCTCGTGATCCGCGCGGGCGAGGAAGGGGGCGTGGCCGAGCCCGCGCTCAAATCCGTCCTCGTCCCGCTCGACGGCTCCGAGCTGGCGGAAGGCGTGCTCGGCACGGTCGTCGAGCTGGCGCGGATCCTGGATCTGGAGATCATCCTGATGCGCGCGTATCACGTCCCCGCCAACACTTACGCGGGCGCCGAAGACTACTATGCGGTCAACTACGAGGAGGTCCTGGCCTCTCTCCGCGACGAAGCGCGGGACTACCTGGACAAGATCACGCAGGACCTCAAGGCCCGGGGCGTCGCCCGCGTATCGTCCGTCGTGCCCGAAGGCTATGCCGCCGATGAGATCATCGCGCTGGGGCGGCGGCTCCCGGACAACCTCATCGCCATGTGCACCCACGGGCGGTCGGGCGTGAGGCGCTGGGTGCTCGGAAGCGTGACGGAGCGAGTGGTGCGCCATTCCGGCGATCCGGTCCTGGTTCTGCGCGCCAAAGGCTGA
- a CDS encoding Hsp20/alpha crystallin family protein, translating to MAKKERERERAGGELEPWRPFGELTRWEREMERFFDEMWGGRTRPWWRRRRPFAVEISAPPVDCYEDKDDVVVKAELPGIDRENIEINLTDRMLTIKGEKKREEKIEEKNYYRAERSYGSFVRSVELPREVQAEKAKASFKNGVLEIRIPKTEEAKRREIKVKVD from the coding sequence ATGGCCAAAAAAGAGAGGGAGAGGGAAAGAGCCGGCGGGGAACTGGAGCCGTGGCGGCCTTTTGGCGAGCTTACCCGTTGGGAACGGGAGATGGAGCGCTTTTTCGACGAGATGTGGGGAGGGAGGACGCGTCCCTGGTGGCGCCGCCGGCGGCCTTTTGCCGTGGAGATCTCTGCGCCCCCCGTGGATTGCTACGAGGACAAGGACGACGTGGTCGTGAAGGCCGAGCTTCCGGGGATCGACAGGGAAAACATCGAGATAAACCTCACAGATCGCATGCTCACGATCAAGGGAGAGAAGAAAAGGGAAGAAAAGATCGAGGAAAAAAACTACTACAGGGCGGAGCGGTCGTACGGATCGTTCGTCCGGAGCGTCGAGCTGCCCAGAGAGGTCCAGGCGGAAAAAGCGAAGGCGAGCTTCAAGAACGGGGTTCTGGAGATCAGGATTCCAAAAACCGAAGAGGCGAAGAGAAGGGAAATCAAGGTCAAGGTCGACTAG
- a CDS encoding 2-oxoacid:acceptor oxidoreductase family protein, with the protein MIAVRFHGRGGQGARIASRILGRSGFLSGLEVQDFALFGPERRGAPVVACTRLADTPIDRRGHVDEPDILVVMDFSLLADPGTHVLGGIGARTPVFVNLAPSGAGKIARLPEARYVLLDLDGIARRLTGRPLVSAAAAAVAAKCIPTIALAALLAAIRIELAEFASSPEALRQNEAVAAEAYEAAPAIRLAAREPRRAQPSQPYEPPLAARLCGPTVRRPETAALRRTGSWRTERPGIDLARCKRCFLCYLYCPEAAIRLDASDFPHIDYEHCKGCMTCYRECPTDAVGRGPEATS; encoded by the coding sequence ATGATCGCCGTACGCTTCCATGGGCGCGGCGGGCAGGGAGCGCGAATCGCGAGCCGGATTCTCGGACGAAGCGGTTTTCTTTCCGGTCTCGAAGTGCAGGATTTCGCCCTCTTCGGCCCGGAGCGCCGCGGCGCTCCGGTGGTCGCCTGTACGCGCCTCGCCGACACCCCTATCGATCGGCGGGGCCACGTCGACGAGCCCGATATCCTGGTGGTCATGGACTTCTCTCTTCTCGCCGACCCCGGAACGCATGTCCTCGGAGGAATCGGCGCGCGCACTCCGGTTTTCGTCAATCTCGCGCCGAGCGGTGCGGGAAAGATCGCCCGGCTGCCCGAGGCGAGATACGTCTTGCTCGACCTCGACGGCATCGCCCGCCGGCTGACCGGACGCCCGCTGGTGAGCGCCGCGGCGGCGGCCGTCGCCGCCAAATGCATTCCGACGATTGCCCTCGCCGCTCTGCTCGCCGCAATTCGCATCGAGCTGGCGGAGTTCGCCTCGAGCCCGGAGGCGCTGCGGCAGAACGAGGCCGTGGCTGCCGAGGCCTACGAGGCGGCCCCGGCGATCCGCCTCGCCGCGCGAGAGCCTCGTCGGGCGCAACCCTCGCAGCCCTACGAGCCGCCCCTTGCGGCGCGGCTCTGCGGGCCGACCGTCCGCCGGCCCGAGACCGCGGCCCTGCGCCGTACCGGCAGCTGGCGGACGGAGCGTCCCGGGATCGATCTCGCGAGATGCAAGCGCTGCTTTCTCTGTTATCTCTACTGTCCCGAAGCCGCGATCCGGCTGGACGCGTCGGACTTCCCTCACATCGACTACGAGCACTGTAAGGGCTGCATGACCTGCTACCGCGAGTGCCCGACCGACGCCGTCGGCCGCGGGCCGGAGGCGACATCATGA
- a CDS encoding pyruvate synthase, whose protein sequence is MSRALLTGNATAAWAARLAAVDYVPAFPITPQTEIIETLARWIHAGEMRARIVTMDSEHSMLTAAGAAAATGVRVFTATSSQGLLFGFEMLYAIAGLRLPLVLVNVSRGPAHPLTLEPDHSDVLSARDAGFLQFHAESCQEVLDSILIAYRLAEHERVLLPAIVNLDGFYLSYTREAVDLPAPEEAGAFLPAFAPAYPALCDPGSVAFGAAVLDSSLYTYFKHQMHLAAEAALQLYPEIAAEFASRFGRSHAAVEPFMLDDADYAIVMTNSFAAMGKAEVRRLRSEGKKVGLVRLRMLRPFPHAELRRLLAGRKGVAVVDQNISVGKGGVLFSEISSALYGLADRPPVLLSFIGGLGGRRFRPGEFDAMLERLENPPADTARACWLFTEEEAREIERLLAIAGGATT, encoded by the coding sequence ATGAGCCGCGCCTTGCTCACCGGCAACGCCACCGCCGCGTGGGCCGCCCGGCTGGCCGCCGTGGACTACGTGCCGGCGTTTCCGATCACGCCGCAAACCGAGATCATCGAGACTCTGGCGCGCTGGATCCACGCCGGCGAGATGCGCGCGCGCATCGTGACGATGGACTCGGAGCACTCGATGCTCACCGCCGCGGGAGCGGCGGCGGCCACCGGCGTGAGAGTCTTCACCGCAACCTCCAGCCAGGGGCTTCTCTTCGGCTTCGAGATGCTCTACGCCATCGCCGGGCTGCGCCTGCCTCTGGTTCTGGTCAACGTCTCGCGCGGCCCGGCGCACCCGCTGACCCTCGAGCCCGACCACAGCGACGTGCTCTCGGCCCGCGACGCGGGCTTCCTCCAGTTCCACGCCGAGAGCTGCCAGGAGGTGCTCGACTCCATTCTCATCGCCTATCGGCTCGCCGAGCACGAGCGGGTGCTGCTGCCGGCGATCGTCAACCTCGACGGATTCTATCTCTCCTACACGCGCGAGGCGGTGGATCTGCCGGCTCCCGAAGAGGCGGGCGCGTTCCTGCCGGCTTTTGCTCCCGCATATCCCGCGCTCTGCGATCCGGGCTCCGTGGCTTTCGGCGCGGCGGTTCTGGATTCCAGCCTCTACACCTACTTCAAGCACCAGATGCACCTCGCGGCCGAAGCCGCCCTGCAGCTCTACCCGGAGATCGCGGCCGAGTTCGCGAGCCGCTTCGGCCGCAGCCACGCCGCCGTGGAGCCGTTCATGCTCGACGACGCCGACTATGCGATCGTGATGACCAACTCGTTCGCCGCGATGGGAAAGGCGGAAGTGCGGCGCCTGCGAAGCGAAGGGAAAAAGGTGGGCCTCGTGCGCCTGCGCATGCTCCGCCCCTTCCCGCACGCAGAGCTCCGGCGCCTTCTCGCGGGACGCAAAGGGGTGGCCGTGGTGGACCAGAACATCTCGGTCGGCAAGGGCGGCGTCCTGTTCAGCGAGATTTCCAGCGCCCTCTACGGCCTCGCCGACCGGCCGCCCGTGCTGCTCTCGTTCATCGGCGGGCTCGGCGGGCGGCGTTTCCGGCCCGGCGAATTCGACGCGATGCTCGAGCGGCTCGAAAATCCGCCCGCGGACACCGCGCGCGCGTGCTGGCTTTTCACCGAAGAGGAAGCGCGCGAGATCGAACGCCTTCTCGCGATCGCCGGGGGAGCGACGACGTGA
- a CDS encoding thiamine pyrophosphate-dependent enzyme, translated as MKRERYKSLRTLPREEPLGPGGPLCAGCGGLLALRLFHKALGGNAVFVNAAGCCTLLATYPFTPLRSSWIYTAMASAPAGAQGVRDALDILAEKGKLGAGDRKVVVLTGDGAAQDIGLQSTMAAIHRGLDFYYLCYDNEAYGNTGFQTSASTPYGSRTATCPIAPLSPRGNPAPRRDLFEIWRAQKPPYVATLSAAYPLDLAEKVFRASKFAGPKLFIALAPCPPGWDVDSEWAVELARLAVETGIWPLKEAVHGEVSHTFVPRRFKPVEQYLSLQGRFRHLFEPKRDDAAIALIQGAVDEYWKAARPGGGRAPGETP; from the coding sequence GTGAAGCGCGAGCGCTACAAGAGCCTGAGGACCCTGCCGCGCGAGGAGCCCCTCGGCCCCGGCGGGCCGCTCTGCGCCGGCTGCGGCGGCCTGCTCGCCCTGAGGCTCTTTCACAAGGCGCTCGGCGGGAACGCCGTCTTCGTCAACGCGGCGGGCTGTTGCACCCTGCTCGCCACCTATCCCTTCACTCCCCTGCGCTCTTCGTGGATCTATACCGCCATGGCGTCCGCGCCGGCGGGAGCGCAGGGCGTGCGCGACGCGCTCGACATTCTCGCGGAGAAGGGAAAGCTCGGCGCGGGCGACCGCAAGGTGGTAGTGCTCACGGGCGACGGAGCGGCTCAGGATATCGGCCTGCAATCGACGATGGCGGCGATCCATCGCGGCCTGGACTTTTACTATCTGTGCTACGACAACGAGGCGTACGGCAACACGGGGTTTCAAACCTCCGCGAGCACGCCCTACGGCTCGCGCACGGCCACCTGCCCGATCGCGCCTTTGTCGCCGCGCGGCAATCCCGCGCCTCGCCGCGACCTCTTCGAGATCTGGCGGGCCCAGAAGCCGCCTTATGTCGCCACGCTCTCCGCCGCCTATCCCCTGGACCTGGCGGAAAAAGTTTTCCGCGCTTCCAAGTTCGCCGGCCCCAAGCTTTTCATCGCGCTCGCCCCCTGCCCTCCGGGCTGGGACGTGGATTCCGAATGGGCGGTCGAGCTCGCCCGTCTCGCGGTGGAAACCGGCATCTGGCCGCTCAAGGAAGCGGTTCACGGAGAGGTCTCCCACACTTTCGTGCCGCGCCGGTTCAAACCCGTCGAGCAATATCTGTCGCTCCAGGGCAGGTTCCGCCATCTCTTCGAGCCGAAACGGGATGACGCAGCGATCGCGCTCATCCAGGGCGCGGTCGACGAATACTGGAAAGCCGCGCGCCCCGGAGGCGGGCGCGCGCCGGGAGAGACGCCATGA
- a CDS encoding Glu/Leu/Phe/Val dehydrogenase, giving the protein MKDIFDFADELGPIKVVHVYDPKRGLKAVVVVDNVARGPSIGGIRMAPDVSAEEAFRLARAMTLKNSAAGLPHGGGKTVLFGDPKMAPEGKEELIRAFARAILDLAEYIPGPDMGTDERCMAWIHDEIGRAVGLPPEIGGIPLDEIGATGWGLAASVETALPYCDFALKGARMAIQGFGSVGKHAARFLAEKGAVLVGACDSRGAIVNPRGIDVGRLIALKESGMSVADYPDGERLPPDRIIDVECEIWIPAARPDVVHRDNVHRLRTRLVPQGANIPFTLEAERVLHEKGVLVIPDFIANAGGVICAAVEYHGGTQSQAFQTIDEKIRANTAEVLARARKEGRLPREAAVELAETRVRRAAGYRR; this is encoded by the coding sequence ATGAAAGACATTTTCGATTTCGCCGACGAGCTCGGCCCGATCAAGGTCGTGCACGTCTACGATCCCAAACGGGGCCTCAAGGCGGTGGTCGTGGTCGACAACGTGGCCCGCGGCCCTTCGATCGGAGGGATCCGCATGGCGCCCGACGTGAGCGCCGAGGAAGCCTTCCGGCTTGCGCGCGCCATGACTCTCAAGAACTCGGCTGCGGGCCTGCCGCACGGCGGCGGCAAGACGGTCCTCTTCGGCGACCCGAAGATGGCGCCCGAGGGCAAGGAAGAACTGATCCGCGCCTTCGCGCGCGCCATCCTGGATCTCGCCGAATACATCCCCGGACCGGACATGGGTACCGACGAGCGCTGTATGGCGTGGATCCACGACGAGATCGGCCGCGCCGTCGGCCTGCCGCCGGAGATCGGCGGGATCCCGCTCGACGAGATCGGCGCCACGGGATGGGGGCTCGCGGCTAGCGTGGAGACGGCGCTCCCGTACTGCGACTTCGCGCTCAAAGGGGCCAGGATGGCGATCCAGGGCTTCGGCTCGGTCGGGAAGCACGCCGCGCGCTTTCTCGCCGAGAAAGGCGCCGTGCTCGTCGGCGCCTGCGACTCCCGCGGTGCGATCGTCAACCCGCGCGGCATCGACGTGGGCCGGTTGATCGCGCTCAAGGAGTCCGGCATGAGCGTCGCCGATTATCCGGACGGCGAGCGGCTTCCCCCGGACCGGATCATCGACGTCGAGTGCGAGATCTGGATCCCCGCCGCGCGCCCCGACGTGGTGCACAGGGACAACGTCCACCGGCTCAGGACCCGGCTGGTTCCGCAGGGAGCCAATATCCCCTTCACGCTCGAAGCCGAACGGGTCCTCCACGAGAAAGGCGTCCTGGTGATTCCGGACTTCATCGCCAACGCCGGAGGAGTGATCTGCGCCGCGGTCGAGTACCACGGCGGGACGCAGAGCCAGGCGTTTCAGACGATCGACGAAAAGATCCGCGCGAACACGGCCGAAGTGCTCGCCCGCGCGCGCAAGGAAGGACGGCTACCCCGGGAAGCGGCGGTCGAGCTCGCCGAGACGCGAGTGCGCCGTGCGGCGGGATACCGCCGCTGA
- the fdhF gene encoding formate dehydrogenase subunit alpha, producing MADDQKGSPATIRLTVDGRPVTAREGDSVLEAARAAGVIVPTLCWHPDLSVDGSCRLCVVEIEGMRLPATACSTPASEGMIVRTETPALAESRRFVLGMLLTHYADAGYAAGDRDETEFTHWLRRYGVRIPGAAPPILRDRPNSDPNPFVWVDWNKCILCTRCVRACAEIQGRFVWSVGYRGAEARIIAGLDTTMLEARCESCGACAAYCPTGALDDKPSVGLGRPEKTVGTTCGYCGVGCSVDLDVKDNRIVRARSSRAAAVNGMHLCVKGRYGYDYVHHPERLARPRVRRYLLEGGTKRSAAGGALEWVETDWRTALGLVAEKLVAVRRESGPQATGFLASAKCTNEENYLVQKLARQAAGTNNVDHCARLCHSSTVAGLAAAFGSGAMSNSMDDVAREARALLIIGSNTTEQHPVFASRIRQAVLRRGVKLVVADPRRIDIAELAALHLRQRPGTDVALLNGIMRIVLENGWHDHRFVEERCENFAEFRATIEKYRPELASEITGVSREDLYRAAEILARNRPMAVIWGMGITQHTTGVLNVLSLANLQMLLGNMGVAGGGVNPLRGQNNVQGACDMGALPNLFPGYQPVTDAGPLGKFGAAWALDDGRALDARPGLTVTEMVEAYGAGTLRFLYVLGEDLAMTEPDIAHARRSLASGEFLALQEIFPSETAAFADVLLPGVSFAEKKGTFTNTERRVQMVRPAVDPPGEARQDWEIVAGLARLVLEIEGRRPAGPRAGWGYRDTAEIMDEIAALTPSYSGVSHSRLERGESLQWPVRDRDHPGTPILHVGQFARGRGRFHAVDHLPPAELPDKDYPFVLTTGRVLYHWHGGELSRRAKGLLEVYPESLVEISAEDAARIGLNGDRLLRLRSRRGEVLARPIVTDRVAPGILFGNFHFPGEHNINNLTIRALDPVAKIPEYKVCAVAIEAAD from the coding sequence GTGGCTGACGATCAGAAGGGCAGTCCGGCGACGATTCGTTTGACGGTCGACGGGCGTCCCGTGACGGCCCGGGAGGGAGACAGCGTCCTCGAAGCGGCGCGTGCGGCGGGCGTGATCGTTCCTACGCTCTGCTGGCATCCCGATCTCTCCGTCGACGGCTCGTGCCGCCTCTGCGTCGTCGAGATCGAGGGTATGCGCCTTCCCGCGACCGCCTGCTCGACGCCGGCAAGCGAGGGGATGATCGTGCGCACCGAGACGCCCGCGCTCGCCGAATCGCGCCGTTTCGTCCTCGGGATGCTGCTCACCCACTATGCCGACGCCGGCTACGCCGCGGGCGATCGCGACGAGACCGAGTTCACGCACTGGCTGCGCCGCTACGGCGTCCGCATCCCCGGCGCCGCCCCGCCGATCCTGCGCGATCGCCCGAACAGCGACCCCAACCCGTTCGTGTGGGTGGACTGGAACAAGTGCATTCTCTGCACGCGCTGCGTCCGCGCCTGCGCCGAGATCCAGGGCCGCTTCGTCTGGAGCGTGGGCTACCGCGGCGCCGAGGCCCGGATCATCGCCGGTCTGGACACCACGATGCTCGAAGCCCGCTGCGAGTCGTGCGGCGCCTGCGCGGCCTACTGCCCGACCGGAGCGCTCGACGACAAGCCGTCGGTGGGCCTCGGCAGGCCCGAGAAAACGGTCGGCACGACGTGCGGCTACTGCGGCGTGGGCTGCAGCGTTGATCTCGACGTGAAGGACAACCGGATCGTCCGGGCAAGGTCGAGTCGCGCCGCGGCGGTCAACGGCATGCACCTGTGCGTGAAGGGGCGGTACGGCTACGATTACGTGCACCATCCGGAGCGGCTCGCGCGCCCGCGCGTGCGCCGCTATCTGCTCGAAGGCGGAACGAAGCGCAGCGCCGCGGGAGGGGCGCTCGAGTGGGTGGAAACGGACTGGAGGACGGCGCTCGGGCTCGTCGCCGAGAAGCTCGTCGCCGTCAGACGCGAATCGGGCCCCCAGGCGACCGGGTTCCTGGCGTCGGCGAAGTGCACGAACGAGGAGAACTATCTCGTGCAGAAGCTCGCGCGCCAGGCGGCGGGGACGAACAACGTCGACCACTGCGCGCGTCTGTGCCACTCCTCGACCGTCGCCGGCCTGGCGGCGGCGTTCGGCTCGGGCGCGATGAGCAACTCGATGGACGACGTCGCGCGCGAAGCGCGCGCACTGCTGATCATCGGCTCCAACACGACCGAGCAGCATCCGGTGTTCGCCAGCCGGATCCGCCAGGCCGTCCTGCGCCGGGGCGTGAAGCTGGTGGTGGCCGATCCGCGCAGGATCGACATCGCGGAGCTCGCGGCGCTGCACCTGCGGCAAAGGCCTGGAACGGACGTCGCGCTCCTGAACGGCATCATGCGGATCGTCCTGGAGAACGGCTGGCACGATCACCGCTTCGTCGAAGAGCGCTGCGAGAATTTCGCGGAGTTCCGGGCGACGATCGAGAAGTACCGGCCGGAGCTGGCCTCCGAGATCACCGGCGTTTCCCGGGAAGACCTTTACCGCGCGGCGGAAATCCTGGCGCGCAACAGGCCGATGGCGGTGATCTGGGGTATGGGCATCACGCAGCACACGACCGGCGTCCTGAACGTCCTCAGCCTGGCGAATTTGCAGATGCTGCTGGGGAACATGGGGGTGGCCGGCGGCGGCGTCAATCCGCTTCGAGGCCAGAACAACGTCCAGGGCGCCTGCGACATGGGCGCTCTGCCCAACCTCTTTCCGGGCTACCAGCCCGTGACCGACGCCGGCCCTCTCGGGAAGTTCGGCGCCGCGTGGGCTCTGGACGACGGGCGCGCGCTCGACGCCAGGCCCGGGCTCACGGTGACGGAAATGGTGGAAGCGTACGGCGCGGGAACGCTCCGGTTCCTCTACGTCCTGGGCGAGGACCTGGCGATGACCGAGCCGGATATCGCGCATGCGCGCCGCTCTCTGGCCTCGGGCGAATTCCTCGCGCTCCAGGAGATCTTCCCATCGGAGACCGCGGCGTTCGCCGACGTCCTGCTCCCCGGGGTATCGTTCGCCGAGAAGAAGGGGACCTTCACCAACACCGAGCGGCGCGTCCAAATGGTGCGCCCGGCGGTCGATCCTCCGGGCGAGGCCCGCCAGGATTGGGAGATCGTGGCCGGGCTGGCCCGCCTGGTTCTGGAAATCGAAGGGCGGCGACCCGCCGGGCCGCGCGCGGGCTGGGGCTATCGCGACACCGCCGAGATCATGGACGAGATCGCGGCGCTCACGCCCTCGTATTCGGGCGTGAGCCACTCCCGTCTGGAGCGCGGCGAGAGCCTTCAGTGGCCGGTTCGGGATCGCGATCATCCGGGCACGCCGATCCTGCACGTCGGCCAGTTCGCCCGCGGCCGCGGGAGATTCCATGCGGTCGATCATCTGCCGCCGGCGGAGCTTCCCGACAAGGACTACCCGTTCGTCTTGACCACCGGGCGGGTGCTCTACCACTGGCACGGAGGAGAGCTCAGCCGCCGGGCGAAGGGGCTCCTGGAAGTCTATCCAGAAAGCCTTGTGGAGATCAGCGCCGAAGACGCCGCCAGGATCGGCTTGAACGGCGATCGGTTGCTGCGACTCAGGTCGCGCCGCGGCGAAGTCCTCGCCCGGCCCATCGTCACGGACCGGGTCGCGCCGGGGATCCTCTTCGGCAACTTTCACTTTCCCGGCGAGCACAACATCAACAACCTGACGATCCGCGCCCTCGATCCGGTAGCGAAGATTCCCGAGTACAAGGTCTGCGCGGTCGCGATCGAAGCAGCGGATTGA